A DNA window from Patagioenas fasciata isolate bPatFas1 chromosome 1, bPatFas1.hap1, whole genome shotgun sequence contains the following coding sequences:
- the SAP18 gene encoding histone deacetylase complex subunit SAP18 yields MAVESRVTQEEIKKEPEKPIDREKTCPLLLRVFTTNNGRHHRMDEFSRGNVPSSELQIYTWMDATLKELTSLVKEVYPEARKKGTHFNFAIVFTDLKRPGYRVKEIGSTMSGRKGTDDSMTLQSQKFQIGDYLDIAITPPNRAPPPSSRMRPY; encoded by the exons ATGGCGGTGGAGTCGCGCGTCACACAGGAGGAGATCAAGAAGGAGCCGGAGAAGCCGATCGACCGGGAGAAG ACCTGCCCGCTGCTGCTGCGCGTCTTCACTACCAACAACGGGCGGCACCACCGCATGGACGAGTTCTCCCGCGGCAACGTGCCCTCCAGCGAGCTGCAGATCTACACCTG GATGGACGCAACTCTGAAAGAGCTGACCAGCTTAGTGAAGGAAGTCTACCCAGAAGCACGGAAGAAGGGCACGCACTTCAATTTTGCAATTGTTTTTACAGATCTCAAGAGGCCTGGATATAG GGTGAAGGAGATCGGCAGTACCATGTCGGGCAGGAAGGGCACAGATGATTCCATGACACTGCAGTCTCAGAAATTCCAGATAGGAGACTACTTGGATATAGCGATTACTCCTCCGAATCGTGCACCGCCCCCATCAAGCCGCATGAGGCCATACTAA
- the SKA3 gene encoding spindle and kinetochore-associated protein 3 isoform X2, translated as MSRDFFAKLRALALTLEKEARQLERALNGEDADYEDESPIRVLHDLHCEIRTLKEEVNASLSKSCSEKQEIQEFMKASEILMQRNAADLGKIRELFQKYGYKPHIKDSTEEEQEINSDSTVSVQNKSDEEKADDVPPLPASTEKLLVPKDPLRNPQLSDFGLSQYAFSRPWSAGKGQHITNAHQENSKNKTPLKPQTPRTLAKTPKCTLKMDDYECVTPKLEQFGISEHTMCMNEDYTISLLRKPAQSSKKLLKKDDHEVPGLTSREIIVTPGLKTKVTATNTDWMASPMVLVFCTPDVKIHSRTNSTVLSRSPDTNELPLPNHAETPRVPDFEARWLKPEAKVKQEEKIESVTKKTVREDSIPFAMSSDEYLTRLGDPSPPKLKHYDQLLDTPPLPETRIPDDVLQLLSKYNNKVDSSKSKEMETKAGNTARYESDLSDYCNKENRGYPGFLKPKI; from the exons ATGTCGAGGGACTTCTTCGCGAAGCTGCGCGCGCTGGCCCTCACGCTGGAGAAGGAGGCGCGGCAGCTGGAACGGGCCCTGAATGGGGAGGACGCGG ACTATGAAGATGAATCTCCAATAAGAGTTTTACATGACCTCCATTGTGAAATCAGGACTCTGAAG GAAGAAGTTAATGCCAGTCTCAGTAAGAGTTGCTCTGAAAAGCAAGAAATTCAGGAATTTATGAAGGCAAGTGAAATATTGATGCAAAGAAATGCAGCAGATCTTGGAAAAATAAGAGAGCTATTTCAGAAATATGGATACAAACCACACATCAAAGACTCTACAG AAGAGGAGCAAGAAATTAACAGCGATTCAACCGTGTCTGTCCAGAATAAATCTgatgaagaaaaagcagatgATGTACCTCCCCTTCCTGCTTCTACTGAGAAGCTACTGGTACCCAAAGACCCACTGCGTAACCCCCAGCTTTCTGATTTTGGTCTTTCACAATATGCTTTCTCCAGGCCTTGGAGTGCAGGGAAAGGACAACACATAACAAATGCCCATCAAGAAAATTCAAAGAACAAGACTCCACTAAAACCACAGACCCCCCGTACTTTGGCCAAAACGCCAAAATGTACACTAAAGATGGACGATTATGAGTGTGTAACACCAAAACTTGAACAGTTCGGCATTAGTGAACATACCATGTGTATGAATGAAGATTATACAATATCACTTCTTCGTAAACCTGCTCAGTCAAGCAAGAA gttGCTGAAAAAAGACGATCATGAAGTGCCAGGACTGACATCCAGGGAAATCATTGTTACtcctgggctgaaaacaaaagTAACAGCTACAAACA CTGACTGGATGGCTTCTCCTATGGTACTTGTGTTCTGTACTCCTGATGTGAAAATCCATTCCAGAACAAATAGCACAGTATTATCAAGGTCACCGGACACAAATGAACTGCCCCTTCCCAATCACGCAGAAACACCACGGGTCCCAGATTTTGAAGCAAGATGGCTAAAACCAGAAGCTAAG GTAAAGCAGGAGGAAAAGATTGAGTCGGTGACAAAGAAGACAGTCAGAGAAGACAGCATTCCTTTTGCTATGAGCTCTGATGAGTACCTTACACGTCTTGGAGACCCTTCTCCTCCCAAATTAAAACACTATGACCAGTTACTCGACACTCCTCCACTTCCAGAAACAAGGATACCAGATGATGTTCTACAG CTTCTCTCCAAGTATAATAATAAAGTAGATTCTTCTAAATCCAAGGAAATGGAGACCAAGGCAGGAAATACTGCAAGATATGAAAGTGATTTAAGTGATTACTGCAACAAAGAGAACAG GGGATATCCTGGATTTCTCAAGCCCAAAATCTGA
- the SKA3 gene encoding spindle and kinetochore-associated protein 3 isoform X1, translated as MSRDFFAKLRALALTLEKEARQLERALNGEDADYEDESPIRVLHDLHCEIRTLKEEVNASLSKSCSEKQEIQEFMKASEILMQRNAADLGKIRELFQKYGYKPHIKDSTEEEQEINSDSTVSVQNKSDEEKADDVPPLPASTEKLLVPKDPLRNPQLSDFGLSQYAFSRPWSAGKGQHITNAHQENSKNKTPLKPQTPRTLAKTPKCTLKMDDYECVTPKLEQFGISEHTMCMNEDYTISLLRKPAQSSKKLLKKDDHEVPGLTSREIIVTPGLKTKVTATNTDWMASPMVLVFCTPDVKIHSRTNSTVLSRSPDTNELPLPNHAETPRVPDFEARWLKPEAKQVKQEEKIESVTKKTVREDSIPFAMSSDEYLTRLGDPSPPKLKHYDQLLDTPPLPETRIPDDVLQLLSKYNNKVDSSKSKEMETKAGNTARYESDLSDYCNKENRGYPGFLKPKI; from the exons ATGTCGAGGGACTTCTTCGCGAAGCTGCGCGCGCTGGCCCTCACGCTGGAGAAGGAGGCGCGGCAGCTGGAACGGGCCCTGAATGGGGAGGACGCGG ACTATGAAGATGAATCTCCAATAAGAGTTTTACATGACCTCCATTGTGAAATCAGGACTCTGAAG GAAGAAGTTAATGCCAGTCTCAGTAAGAGTTGCTCTGAAAAGCAAGAAATTCAGGAATTTATGAAGGCAAGTGAAATATTGATGCAAAGAAATGCAGCAGATCTTGGAAAAATAAGAGAGCTATTTCAGAAATATGGATACAAACCACACATCAAAGACTCTACAG AAGAGGAGCAAGAAATTAACAGCGATTCAACCGTGTCTGTCCAGAATAAATCTgatgaagaaaaagcagatgATGTACCTCCCCTTCCTGCTTCTACTGAGAAGCTACTGGTACCCAAAGACCCACTGCGTAACCCCCAGCTTTCTGATTTTGGTCTTTCACAATATGCTTTCTCCAGGCCTTGGAGTGCAGGGAAAGGACAACACATAACAAATGCCCATCAAGAAAATTCAAAGAACAAGACTCCACTAAAACCACAGACCCCCCGTACTTTGGCCAAAACGCCAAAATGTACACTAAAGATGGACGATTATGAGTGTGTAACACCAAAACTTGAACAGTTCGGCATTAGTGAACATACCATGTGTATGAATGAAGATTATACAATATCACTTCTTCGTAAACCTGCTCAGTCAAGCAAGAA gttGCTGAAAAAAGACGATCATGAAGTGCCAGGACTGACATCCAGGGAAATCATTGTTACtcctgggctgaaaacaaaagTAACAGCTACAAACA CTGACTGGATGGCTTCTCCTATGGTACTTGTGTTCTGTACTCCTGATGTGAAAATCCATTCCAGAACAAATAGCACAGTATTATCAAGGTCACCGGACACAAATGAACTGCCCCTTCCCAATCACGCAGAAACACCACGGGTCCCAGATTTTGAAGCAAGATGGCTAAAACCAGAAGCTAAG CAGGTAAAGCAGGAGGAAAAGATTGAGTCGGTGACAAAGAAGACAGTCAGAGAAGACAGCATTCCTTTTGCTATGAGCTCTGATGAGTACCTTACACGTCTTGGAGACCCTTCTCCTCCCAAATTAAAACACTATGACCAGTTACTCGACACTCCTCCACTTCCAGAAACAAGGATACCAGATGATGTTCTACAG CTTCTCTCCAAGTATAATAATAAAGTAGATTCTTCTAAATCCAAGGAAATGGAGACCAAGGCAGGAAATACTGCAAGATATGAAAGTGATTTAAGTGATTACTGCAACAAAGAGAACAG GGGATATCCTGGATTTCTCAAGCCCAAAATCTGA
- the MRPL57 gene encoding large ribosomal subunit protein mL63 has translation MFLTTVLLRKRIPGKQWIGKYRRPRVITLAMKQAMIRRLEIEAENEYWLSRPYLTREQEFRHNAEGRRARWEAFKNLTRSKFPEHRYISDHLNHLNVTKRWTS, from the coding sequence ATGTTTTTAACAACAGTATTACTCCGAAAGAGAATTCCTGGAAAACAATGGATTGGAAAGTACAGGCGACCAAGGGTGATTACCCTTGCAATGAAGCAGGCAATGATCCGAAGGTTGGAAATCGAAGCAGAGAATGAATATTGGCTGAGTCGACCTTACCTGACGCGGGAACAGGAGTTCAGACATAATGCAGAAGGGAGACGTGCAAGATGGGAAGCTTTCAAAAACCTGACAAGATCCAAGTTCCCTGAGCATAGATATATCAGCGATCATTTAAACCACTTAAATGTGACAAAAAGGTGGACATCTTGA